TCAATAgaagtacatacgagtatatttgattttcaatgtttttcaaaagcattaaCTTTCAGAAGAATAGACAAAGTTGGAGTAttctttcttgattttttttttctataataaagTACAAGAAACAATATAAGTCGACACTTAAATTTCTATATGACTGCGGCGAAAATTAATACTTTATTTAGTAATGGTTTGGAGCAGGGTGTTATTGTGCATAATGTCAAGTTTCCGTCGATCATCAGAGTCTTGTATGAACACGCAGTAATTTCTgacaaacattttattgattttttatgtgcTTTAGATTTGATTTCGTTTATATTGTATTTGAATCGGTTAACGGATTCACCATATACCAGAAATTTTTATGATCttacttgtttttattaatCCAAAACCGTTAATGGGCAATGTCTCGAAAGCCACacagcagaaaaaaaaattatatggattTTCAAACTCAGCGACCAATTTTACATAGGATTTGGATGATCTGGTTCTTGGGTTTTGGGCTGTAAACTAGTGCTATCAGATAATTTTAAGTAGATGAGCTTTTAAGTCTCAATCTTGAGACATACATTATACATTTTGACTTGTTTTCAACTATTtacatttactaattttttaattttaattaacatgAATGTTTACACAATATGTATAGGGTGCTATAGTACATATATTTCCAAGAAACCTGCATTAATAATTATGAGAAGAAATTACAATTTCCACTATCTATCTTTTAAAATTCGAGTTTAAAGCAAAGCGCTTATATTTAAACAGAAAATATTCAGTGTTACTGAAACCCTCTGAAGTACTTTTTGAAAAGTTACTaaaagttatacaaatatattcatGTAAAGGCAGAATTATTATAACTTAATGACTTAatggtttaatataaaaattaaaatttatcgcAAGTCAGTTCATATTGCCAATGTTTAATTGTATATTTTGGTTGAATGTTGTCAGTTTTATTTCTCAAGACGTCTTCCTTCTCACACCCATCGAACTGGTTGTCCCCGCTTTCCTTCCCACGTTTTGTTATATCTCTTGTGGATTCGTGACCCCTGTTAGTAAAAGAGAAGTTTTCGGACTTGTGGCTATTATTGTTGTCTATAATTGACGTAAGGGTTGTTCGAAACCACATGGGTTTCTGAATCCATCGTCGTCATAACCGCAGTACCGATGTGTGTGATCGGTCACGAATCTGATCCCGATGAAGAACATACACGCAGAGTGCTAAAATACCTAAAAGAGCTGCAATGAGACTTAATAGAACAAAGAATCCCTTTCGGTATCGAACTGCGTCAGCTGTAGCTTCCTTTAACTGATTCCGCCAACCTAATGGGACGTTAATGTTATCATTATCACTTTGGTCATCGTAGATTGATGTATTCGGAATAAAAATGTGCCAAAAGTCGTGCACTCGTCTTAAGTGCAAAGCATATACGTTATCTGTTCTGTTCGTTAAATAGAACTTCGTTTGGCTATTATCAATCCTTACATTATTATTCCGATTCATCCTCGAGAAACCATTCTCTGGAATTTCTTTaacaacttgcaacattttattaatttcatttgcgtttctatcaaaatttgaaaaataatatatacttttttccaATTGATTATCTTTATCTGTCTCGCCAATGTAATAAATGAATTGGTGTTCTTTTGTATATGGCAGCCAATCGTTTGGCTTATAAACGAGAGTAGGTTTtgttatttcactttttatgaagtttataagaatatttcgaaattttcgagAAAGGCGATCTTCCTCTATAGATAAGCGCCTTCTACATATTTGCTGAAATATGCTGGGTCCAAGCAGCAAAAGTAAGTCTGATGTATGGGATGCGCCGCCGAACAAGTTTACTTTTCCACGGATGTCCATGGAATTCGAGGTATcgaaaacatatgcatatactggCGAAGCATTCCTAGAATCTTTAGAGTTCAGGATGTTGAGTGTTCGgtagaaaggtatttcgaaaaaatactcAGATATAAGTCGTTGCATTTTATATAAAAGGTGTTTGACACTATCACTAGCCTCTCCACTAAAATAGAACCAATTTAGAGCGTATTTCGCTTTAGATCTTAATTTTTCATTGAACCTTCGTAAAATACTTGGTACCAAAGTATAATTCACATAATGGCGAATTGCTCTATAGCCTTCCCGTGCTAAATTTAACCACCGCTGTTCTACAAAAGCGCCCTCATTAGATGTTATGCCGATGAGGATGGGAGGCAGTGCATGTGATATGGTTCGATTTTCTAAGAAATCCTCGAAAGCCATTGGTAAGATAGGCCCAATGTGGTAAGTACCATTGCCATGATCGTATATACTCTCAAAGGCATTCAGAAGATCACTGACGCTTTTTAACCTCAGACAATGTATAATTTGGATGTTTGGTTTTTCGAATTGGCAACCCAGCTTGGTAATTAGCACATTCGAAGCTTCCACTATTGGTGATGCAGTCTTTAAAGATTCTATTAAATCACCGCTAGACATAAGTATTAGCCTAGAGAAAAGTTTCGGTTCATCAGCTGGTTTTATGAGCGCATGAGATAGAGCGCAAGGCGCACCACTTGTGCCATGCCCCAGCAGTGTTATTTGATCTGGATCTCCtccaaaatgttttatattgcGTTTTATCCAAAGAAGTGCTAGCCGTTGATCTTGCAGGCCAAAATTTCCTGATAACACTCCATTATCTGTAGCTATCCAGCCAAATATGCTACTTCGATATTGTATAGAGACCACAACAACATCCTCTAGGGCAAAATCTACGCCAGATACACGATTTTGAGACCAATCGTATGCCATATCCTCTCCGGTGATAAGTGCCAGTACAGCTCTCTTGCCAGTATTTTCAGTCTTAAAGCAGAAAGATCGCATTGGCTCataattatacaaaaaactttacttaatattgtgctaagagtgctATTGTAGGTATTGCAATAACATTTGAAGCAAAGAAGCTGTGTGCAGCTGTGCGAAGGAATCAAGTTTTTTAACGCCGCCACCTTCAACCAATAGGTAAAAGCAGGTACGTGATTCCCAAATatagtgaattttttataataaacttttATGATAGCAAAAAAGTATGTGATTCCCAAATatagtgaattttttataataaacttttATGATAGCAAAAAAGTATGTGATTCCCAAATatagtgaattttttataataaacttttATGATAGCAAAAAACCCGAATTTTATGCTGTAAGACCGTACCACACCAACTGCAACCCTCCAGCTCTAGGACAATTACTGGTTTTGTTCACTGATGCCGTTTATATGATATACAATTACAGTGACCATAAAACCAAATCGAAAATGCGGAGTAAATTgtcaaatatgtaagtatgtgatataaaaataataaaaatttatatatgtacatatatatttcttcaTCCAATTTTAAACATAATCATAACATAATAATAACTTAAATAAGATATAACACTTTATTCATTGCTATTAATCCTTttacagaattataacaaaagatACACTTTCACTGCTTGTGAAAATAATAGCAGctccttttatttattcaattcttgttaattttttaaaaaggtatagcgcaaaaaccatataaatcgaaATCTTAAACTTTGTTTCATCAGAATTTCAAGCTttccaattaaaatttatagaaaaagtgttgatttacatgcatattatatttttttatatggaagaaaatgcacaacaaagaaaagttatcaaaaattatCAATCGGTCACAGCATTCACGAAAATGGTAATTATTATCGATAAAAGTGTAAGCTTTGATCAGTAAAGAGCTGCCGCCGTGTATTTTTAAATACCCAATAAAATACGGGCCATGGGCAGGACACTTGaaaaaacaatgcatttttaGGTTTTTCTGTGTTAAAAAATTAGGCAGGACAGACGTTTCGATGGTCAATCTTTACTGTGCCTGACACCACATCtatgtatacgtatgtacaAGTGTGAAgggcaaaataaacaagactgacgtcataaaaatgtttttaatggtgccatctttttaatgagttagtgcgttggaagttacatccctagccgacttccagtgaaaacttacaccccatttacacacggagacatctggaagggagacactggaaattctcttttcatgtctcattcgcgggcacacgggcaaaattgttttcggcgacattttgacatttaatactttagcatcgtatggttcggatgtattctcgctcacgcttacatgtaaagcggtAAAGgttcgtcaacaatttcttaaatatatgaatgaaaaatgcaaactggttaaataataaataatttgttgttttttttattgaaatatatttatacattcttatacttgaataaaaaaaattaaattaaaaatacttcatatgtaaataattaacttaaaattaacttgagtatctagaaatgcaggaaaaaattagaaatcaacataaacatgtcccataactattttaaattatactactttactagcaaaaataatcgtgcatttcccaagcagcgttcggatgtttgtcatcgttgttttcttccgtttgtataaaaaccaacacataacttagaactttcttccacaaaagcagaaaacgaatgaagcaactgtcaaaaattgctttaagattggaaatacgaataagaagagcaaagcgtgtcgccagtacaggagacaaattcccttccctcttccccggccgtccttcacccccgaacaaaatgtttcccttccagtggagacatcgtgtaaatgggcacttagtgatattcggttcagtggaagcgaagtaatagcgtctaaagtgtcaataTGTTTCTCTcattggtacaaaaatgagtttcgaacaaagagctaatatcaaattttgttttaaaatcggcaaACGGTTACCGAAACATTtcaattaatgaaaatagtttgtggcgatgattgtctatctcgtgccagttcacgtttcagagatgtttgtaaggacataaatgacaaatgAACATACAGGCCGCCCAAAattagtaatcaccgaaaagtCCATCGAAATTggtcgtaaatttatcaaaaatgatccgaaatcatcgttgaaatgcatggaatgcaattttctagctcggcgttttgaagcgtttgttgcatcgcatacgtcgaattcgccctgaatacgcgaaggaggaagctggcgcttattgcatgataatgcaccatctcatcgatccactcttgtgaatgtttttttgactagaaatcgcattttaaccatcaaccattcaccgtattcacctgatatggctcccctTCTACTTAttccaaaaattgcatttggtcatgaaaggtgaacgttttgcgtccgtagaagccatccaaaaggcttgtaccgacatcctgaaggacattccggtcaatgacctgaaacactctttcgaaacgcttttagatcgcgcgaaacagtgtatcgaggccagagcggggtattttgaataaataaactcgaagttatcagaacagagcacctgtcgtttctattttagctcagtattACATATATGCTTTGGacttcattttatatataattgcttACAGCTTGTTTACTGGGAGAAAACATTATTAAAGGTGAGTAAAAATGTCTTTTCACACTCATATGTTTATCCCTCTATAGGATGAACATTCAAACGCTGAACGCAAAAAGAATCTGGTAATTTTATAATACATTcgcgaagaagaagaacaacatcaaaaacaGAAGAAcacgaacaaaaaacaaattgagaaTTTAACATATCTTCTTCAATGAAAGTGTTTTCACTAGCTAGAGCGCGTTGCCCTATATTCAAAGCCATGATTGGTTAACTTGGAATCTGCAACCATTTGGAGTttgtcaatttaaattttaattttctgtaatttttcttcagaaatattttaatgtatgatTTTTGTGCAATTGCCACGACTTTATTCATTTGGTATCAATATCATCATGCGTGAGATCAGTGCAAAATGGGAAACTATGTTtttaaacatatataaaataatatgcatttatataaataaaaatagtatgtgttataatatttacttatattgtatataaaaaataccacaaataaaaattcagacAACATACCCTTTGAAAGAAACCAAATATCCCCATGAAAATGTTCCTGATTCAACTATgttcatataatataaatttagatCACGCTAATGTGTTTGTGAATTGAGTATCACACGTATACTATTTAATGTGGCaatacaaacacaaacataCCTCGGACACCCAAATGTTCAAATATAAACAATCTTCATCCGTTGTAACCTCTGTGGGTAAGGTCCCATCTGGTTTTTCGTCATATATTGTATTTGAGGGTTGTGGGCAAAGAGGGCGCATATTCATAGCCAGTAAAGTCCGATCCCAACCTTTGTGTGCTAAAGGGGgctttatttacaatataaataaaaatatataaaaggcctTACGCACTCAAATTTAT
The sequence above is drawn from the Anastrepha obliqua isolate idAnaObli1 chromosome 4, idAnaObli1_1.0, whole genome shotgun sequence genome and encodes:
- the LOC129244730 gene encoding cocaine esterase produces the protein MKYVYIFMYIHTYILKNIKKRHFLSNASCKMVLKFSAALLVLLLLCVNGQRINVLLDQGPIMGLKIFPDSSRTAVYAFLGVPYAQPPIAELRFAPPLAHKGWDRTLLAMNMRPLCPQPSNTIYDEKPDGTLPTEVTTDEDCLYLNIWVSETENTGKRAVLALITGEDMAYDWSQNRVSGVDFALEDVVVVSIQYRSSIFGWIATDNGVLSGNFGLQDQRLALLWIKRNIKHFGGDPDQITLLGHGTSGAPCALSHALIKPADEPKLFSRLILMSSGDLIESLKTASPIVEASNVLITKLGCQFEKPNIQIIHCLRLKSVSDLLNAFESIYDHGNGTYHIGPILPMAFEDFLENRTISHALPPILIGITSNEGAFVEQRWLNLAREGYRAIRHYVNYTLVPSILRRFNEKLRSKAKYALNWFYFSGEASDSVKHLLYKMQRLISEYFFEIPFYRTLNILNSKDSRNASPVYAYVFDTSNSMDIRGKVNLFGGASHTSDLLLLLGPSIFQQICRRRLSIEEDRLSRKFRNILINFIKSEITKPTLVYKPNDWLPYTKEHQFIYYIGETDKDNQLEKSIYYFSNFDRNANEINKMLQVVKEIPENGFSRMNRNNNVRIDNSQTKFYLTNRTDNVYALHLRRVHDFWHIFIPNTSIYDDQSDNDNINVPLGWRNQLKEATADAVRYRKGFFVLLSLIAALLGILALCVYVLHRDQIRDRSHTSVLRL